Proteins from one Paenibacillus amylolyticus genomic window:
- a CDS encoding Na-translocating system protein MpsC family protein, with the protein MIGKEGWDIEIKDLERELAKLASRIRKDFTERGPVDTRVSIMNHFIILKFTAKFTKPEAFMLEHMQSHSSPIFTEYKMKLAHMMREHFNPVFSYISMGLKIEDIETTFFGHDFAEQITVFKMNKDVEVLLKNDEINMP; encoded by the coding sequence ATGATTGGCAAGGAGGGATGGGACATTGAGATAAAAGACTTGGAAAGAGAGCTCGCAAAGCTGGCATCCAGAATAAGAAAAGATTTTACTGAACGCGGGCCGGTAGATACCAGAGTCTCTATCATGAATCATTTTATCATCTTAAAATTTACAGCAAAATTCACCAAGCCTGAAGCATTCATGCTGGAACATATGCAATCACACTCAAGTCCAATTTTCACTGAATACAAGATGAAGCTTGCACATATGATGAGAGAACATTTCAACCCCGTTTTCTCCTATATCAGCATGGGTCTGAAGATCGAAGACATTGAAACCACATTTTTTGGTCATGATTTTGCTGAACAGATCACAGTCTTCAAGATGAACAAGGATGTTGAAGTGCTGCTGAAAAATGATGAGATAAACATGCCTTAA
- a CDS encoding sigma-70 family RNA polymerase sigma factor: protein MSATTAMGFDDLFEIGDIDMFLNKAQEKCRHKLRGKTFAGMEKEDVTQEIMIKLVNSLDKYDAEKAKMSTFVDHLIENKIKDMYRKCMSEKNLSVVNAAQIMCTDQGGGEESEGSDIALALGHTGFAYENFEFVTDIMENMKLNEREKQIFKLRISGYEFVEIAGILGVSKARISQLWKAIREKYEAL from the coding sequence ATGTCTGCTACAACTGCTATGGGTTTTGATGATTTATTTGAGATTGGGGATATCGACATGTTCCTGAATAAAGCGCAGGAAAAGTGTCGTCACAAGCTTAGAGGAAAAACATTTGCCGGAATGGAGAAAGAAGATGTAACCCAGGAGATTATGATTAAATTGGTTAACTCCCTGGATAAGTATGATGCAGAAAAAGCCAAAATGTCGACATTTGTTGATCATCTTATCGAAAATAAAATCAAGGACATGTATCGCAAATGCATGTCTGAGAAAAATCTCAGTGTAGTTAACGCTGCACAGATTATGTGCACGGATCAGGGTGGTGGTGAAGAATCGGAAGGCTCAGATATCGCATTAGCGCTAGGCCATACTGGGTTTGCTTATGAGAATTTTGAGTTTGTCACAGATATTATGGAGAATATGAAGCTGAACGAACGTGAGAAGCAGATTTTTAAACTCCGGATTTCAGGGTATGAATTTGTGGAGATAGCAGGCATATTAGGTGTATCCAAGGCACGTATATCCCAGCTATGGAAAGCGATTCGTGAGAAATACGAAGCATTATAG